A region from the Cryptosporangium arvum DSM 44712 genome encodes:
- a CDS encoding sugar ABC transporter ATP-binding protein, producing MLVLDDVSKRFGGTTVLDHVTLRVRAGEVHGLVGQNGAGKSTLVKILSGLYPDHEGRITVDGRVAALSDPRASRAEGIGVIHQEFSLVPQLTVAENLLLGREPGRWGYRQRRTEARARTLLESVEVEIGAPLTARVAELGPAVRQRIEIVKALAADVRVLLLDEPTARLSEAERRSLFAVVRSLADRGVGMIFISHFLDEVREVTDQLTVLRNGRVVASAPTAALSVGQITALMVGDELRETLTAERAAHRADDARPVVLALRGTAADVELRAGEITAVAGLVGSGRTRLCRALSGAAPARLELRGRPTRFAGPRAAVAAGVVHIPEDRRHQGLCLSHSVMRNLALTALSRGLGRWGVVRRRPVRRLARGLVADLRISPADIDAPAGTLSGGNQQKVVLGKALAAAPDVLIVDQPTAGVDVGTKAQIHHLLRERADAGAAVLVVSDDIDELLALSDRFHVLTRGVLSWSGTRVSREELLAHISA from the coding sequence GTGCTGGTACTCGACGACGTCTCGAAGCGGTTCGGCGGCACGACCGTCCTGGACCACGTGACCCTCCGGGTGCGTGCCGGTGAGGTCCACGGCCTGGTCGGGCAGAACGGCGCCGGCAAGTCGACGCTGGTCAAGATCCTCTCCGGGCTCTACCCCGATCACGAGGGCCGGATCACGGTCGACGGGCGGGTCGCGGCGCTGTCCGATCCACGCGCCTCCCGAGCCGAAGGCATCGGCGTCATCCACCAGGAGTTCAGCCTGGTGCCCCAGCTCACGGTGGCCGAGAACCTGCTGCTGGGACGCGAGCCCGGCCGGTGGGGATACCGGCAGCGCCGCACCGAAGCCCGGGCGCGGACGCTTCTCGAGTCGGTCGAGGTGGAGATCGGCGCCCCGCTGACCGCCCGGGTCGCCGAGCTGGGCCCCGCCGTCCGGCAGCGGATCGAGATCGTCAAAGCGCTCGCCGCCGACGTCCGGGTGCTGCTGCTCGACGAGCCGACCGCCCGCCTCTCCGAGGCCGAACGCCGATCGTTGTTCGCGGTCGTGCGCTCGCTCGCCGACCGGGGCGTCGGGATGATCTTCATCTCGCACTTCCTCGACGAGGTCCGCGAGGTCACCGACCAGCTGACCGTGCTGCGCAACGGACGGGTGGTCGCGTCGGCGCCCACCGCGGCCCTGTCGGTCGGGCAGATCACGGCGTTGATGGTGGGCGACGAACTGCGGGAGACCCTCACCGCGGAGCGGGCCGCGCACCGCGCCGACGACGCCCGCCCGGTCGTGCTCGCGCTCCGCGGTACGGCGGCGGACGTGGAGCTGCGGGCCGGCGAGATCACGGCCGTGGCCGGGCTGGTCGGCTCGGGACGGACCCGCCTGTGTCGCGCGCTGAGCGGGGCAGCCCCCGCGCGGCTCGAGTTGCGGGGCCGGCCGACGCGTTTCGCCGGGCCGCGGGCCGCAGTCGCGGCGGGCGTCGTCCACATCCCCGAGGACCGGCGGCACCAGGGTCTCTGCCTGAGCCATTCGGTGATGCGCAACCTGGCGCTGACCGCGTTGTCTCGTGGCCTCGGCCGGTGGGGGGTGGTGCGCCGGCGTCCGGTCCGGCGGCTGGCCCGCGGTCTCGTCGCGGACCTGCGGATCTCGCCGGCCGACATCGACGCGCCCGCGGGCACGCTCAGCGGCGGCAACCAGCAGAAGGTGGTGCTGGGCAAAGCGCTGGCGGCGGCGCCAGACGTGCTGATCGTCGACCAGCCGACGGCCGGGGTCGACGTCGGGACCAAGGCCCAGATCCACCACCTGCTCCGGGAACGGGCGGACGCGGGTGCGGCCGTGCTGGTCGTCTCCGACGACATCGACGAGCTGCTCGCGCTCTCCGACCGCTTCCACGTGCTCACCCGGGGAGTGCTCAGCTGGTCGGGCACGCGGGTGAGCCGGGAGGAGCTGCTCGCTCACATCTCGGCCTGA
- a CDS encoding mycofactocin-coupled SDR family oxidoreductase — protein MAGRFEGKVLFVTGAARGQGRNHAIRFAQEGADVIAVDVAHDVETVGYPGATRADLDETVRLVEALDRRIVASVVDIRDRAGLLTAVDEGVAQLGRVDVVSSNAGIATFAPAAEMSEEMWRTMIDVNLTGQFFTAQAAIPHLIRQGDGGSIVFTSSTAGLKGMANLPHYSAAKHGLVGLARSLANELAPHRIRVNTVHPTNVDTVMIQNTETRALFGGPDVSREEFAEAATPMNMLPIPWVDVDDVTEALMYLSSDAGRFLTGVSLPVDAGMSQK, from the coding sequence ATGGCTGGACGTTTCGAAGGCAAGGTCCTGTTCGTCACCGGCGCCGCACGCGGCCAGGGGCGCAACCACGCGATCCGGTTCGCCCAGGAGGGCGCGGACGTCATCGCGGTCGACGTCGCCCACGACGTCGAGACGGTCGGCTACCCCGGCGCGACCAGGGCCGACCTGGACGAGACCGTCCGGCTGGTCGAGGCGCTGGACCGGCGGATCGTCGCCTCGGTCGTCGACATCCGTGACCGTGCCGGTCTGCTCACCGCGGTCGACGAGGGCGTCGCGCAGCTCGGACGCGTCGACGTGGTCAGCTCGAACGCCGGCATCGCCACGTTCGCCCCGGCCGCGGAGATGTCCGAGGAGATGTGGCGGACGATGATCGACGTCAACCTGACCGGGCAGTTCTTCACCGCGCAGGCCGCGATCCCGCACCTGATCCGGCAGGGCGACGGCGGCTCGATCGTGTTCACGAGCTCGACCGCCGGGCTCAAGGGCATGGCGAACCTCCCCCACTACTCGGCGGCCAAGCACGGCCTGGTCGGCCTCGCGCGGTCGCTGGCGAACGAACTCGCGCCGCACCGCATCCGGGTCAACACCGTCCACCCGACGAACGTCGACACCGTGATGATCCAGAACACCGAGACCAGGGCGCTGTTCGGCGGGCCGGACGTCTCGCGCGAGGAGTTCGCCGAGGCCGCCACCCCGATGAACATGCTGCCGATCCCGTGGGTGGACGTCGACGACGTCACCGAGGCGCTGATGTACCTCTCCTCCGACGCCGGCCGCTTCCTGACCGGGGTGTCCCTCCCGGTGGACGCCGGCATGTCGCAGAAGTAG
- a CDS encoding ABC transporter permease, translated as MTRLRRLGLWLVLATVTLLLAIASPTFRTVLNAQNVLEQTSLLGIVACGMAVMMISGGFDLSVGAVGASASVVGAIVAAHVGGPLTLVAGLLVGLALGFANGYLIAKVRINAFVATFAMSNIVSGVLFTVTDAQSHVGAPALLTTAATGRVLGVPTLFLVFVAVLAATWFVLTRTKFGHYVYSVGGNAEASHLSGVPVQRVQIFAFATGGVLAGAAGLLLLGQTQVGQPSAAQAWPLNAIAICVVGGVALTGGVGRIEDVFAATLLLGVIANGLNQLNVSPYWQPAITGLVILVAVVLDQYNRRRTPGRRAGNPAEPSRPTALVG; from the coding sequence ATGACCCGACTGCGCCGCCTCGGCCTCTGGCTCGTGCTCGCCACCGTCACGCTGCTGCTCGCGATCGCCTCGCCCACGTTCCGGACCGTGCTCAACGCGCAGAACGTCCTGGAGCAGACCTCGCTGCTGGGGATCGTCGCCTGCGGCATGGCCGTGATGATGATCTCCGGCGGCTTCGACCTCTCGGTCGGTGCCGTCGGCGCCTCCGCCTCCGTCGTGGGCGCGATCGTCGCCGCACACGTCGGCGGCCCGCTCACGCTCGTCGCCGGGCTGCTCGTCGGTCTGGCGCTCGGATTCGCCAACGGCTACCTGATCGCGAAGGTCCGGATCAACGCGTTCGTCGCCACGTTCGCGATGAGCAACATCGTGTCGGGCGTCCTGTTCACGGTCACCGACGCGCAGTCCCACGTCGGGGCACCGGCGCTGCTGACCACCGCGGCGACCGGACGCGTGCTCGGCGTGCCGACGCTCTTCCTGGTGTTCGTCGCCGTCCTGGCCGCGACCTGGTTCGTGCTGACCCGCACGAAGTTCGGGCACTACGTCTACAGCGTCGGCGGCAACGCCGAGGCCAGCCACCTCTCCGGGGTTCCGGTGCAGCGCGTGCAGATCTTCGCGTTCGCCACCGGGGGCGTGCTGGCCGGCGCGGCGGGCCTGCTGCTGCTCGGCCAGACGCAGGTCGGCCAGCCCTCGGCCGCGCAGGCCTGGCCGCTGAACGCGATCGCGATCTGCGTCGTGGGCGGGGTCGCGCTCACCGGCGGGGTCGGCCGGATCGAGGACGTGTTCGCGGCGACCCTGCTGCTCGGCGTCATCGCCAACGGGCTCAACCAGCTGAACGTCTCGCCGTACTGGCAGCCCGCGATCACCGGCCTGGTGATCCTCGTCGCCGTGGTGCTCGACCAGTACAACCGCCGCCGCACGCCCGGCCGACGCGCCGGGAACCCCGCCGAACCGTCCCGTCCCACCGCCCTCGTCGGATGA
- a CDS encoding SDR family oxidoreductase translates to MKIAGAVALVTGANRGLGRHFATQLLERGATKVYATARTPESIDIPGVETLRIDVTDPASIEAAAAVAGDVTLLVNNAGISTGTELLQGDLADIRRELETNFYGPLHTVRAFAPVLERNGGGAIVNMLSALSWFAYPGSGAYSAGKAAAWNLTNSIRLELAPRGILVSGVHLGLADTDMAAGLDMPKTPPADVVRTVLDGVEAGALEVVVDEWSAGVKASLSRDPGEFYGDAARPTA, encoded by the coding sequence ATGAAGATCGCTGGCGCAGTTGCCCTGGTCACAGGCGCGAACCGGGGCCTCGGCCGACACTTCGCCACCCAGCTGCTCGAGCGCGGGGCGACGAAGGTCTACGCGACCGCGCGCACGCCCGAGAGCATCGACATCCCCGGCGTGGAGACGCTGCGCATCGACGTCACCGACCCGGCATCGATCGAGGCCGCCGCGGCGGTGGCGGGCGACGTCACGCTGCTGGTGAACAACGCCGGCATCTCGACCGGCACCGAGCTGCTCCAGGGTGACCTGGCCGACATCCGCCGGGAGCTCGAGACCAACTTCTACGGGCCGCTGCACACCGTGCGCGCGTTCGCCCCGGTGCTGGAGCGCAACGGGGGTGGCGCGATCGTCAACATGCTCTCGGCGTTGTCGTGGTTCGCCTACCCCGGCTCGGGGGCGTACTCCGCCGGGAAGGCCGCCGCCTGGAACCTGACCAACTCGATCCGGCTGGAGCTGGCACCCCGCGGCATCCTCGTCTCCGGCGTGCACCTGGGGCTGGCCGACACCGACATGGCCGCGGGTCTCGACATGCCGAAGACACCGCCGGCCGACGTGGTGCGGACCGTGCTCGACGGCGTCGAGGCCGGGGCGCTCGAGGTCGTCGTCGACGAGTGGAGCGCCGGGGTCAAGGCCTCGCTCTCCCGCGACCCGGGTGAGTTCTACGGCGATGCCGCCCGCCCGACCGCCTGA
- a CDS encoding MerR family transcriptional regulator, with translation MRIGELASKAGVSVRALRYYEEQHLLASERTPSGQRVYAASAVDRVRFIQQLYAAGLPSKAVLEILPCVHTGVVTPELMARLTTERDRIDHQIAELTATRDRLDGVIRTTIAYRDTQQPCSA, from the coding sequence GTGCGTATCGGAGAGCTCGCGTCGAAAGCCGGGGTCAGCGTGCGTGCGCTGCGCTACTACGAGGAGCAGCACCTGCTGGCGTCCGAGCGCACGCCCAGCGGCCAGCGCGTCTACGCGGCCTCGGCGGTGGACCGCGTCCGCTTCATCCAGCAGCTCTACGCCGCGGGGCTCCCCAGCAAGGCGGTGCTCGAGATCCTGCCGTGCGTCCACACCGGCGTCGTCACGCCGGAGCTGATGGCCCGGCTCACCACCGAGCGCGACCGCATCGACCACCAGATCGCCGAGCTCACCGCCACCCGCGACCGCCTCGACGGCGTCATCCGCACCACGATCGCCTACCGGGACACCCAGCAGCCCTGCTCGGCCTAG
- a CDS encoding Gfo/Idh/MocA family protein gives MTIRIGIASTAHPHSASYAAALSRRPDVELRVAELDELLAWAPHGVVICAENHRHRELTERAAAAGVHVLCEKPLATNVADAVAMIDACERAGVHLATAYPVRFHPALAALRAGRPGRLYSAVGVNTGIAPGGWFADTASGGGAILDHTVHLADLLTALVDAPPVEVYAQANRIVAGAGGDAETGGLLVVTHADGFVASIDCSWSEPSGFPRWGGLSLTLHGSGGSVHFDPFADELTGYDATRTASAPYLDLDALLLADFVDAIRERRPPDRTALRSLAVAEAASTSAATGRPEPVHPLGGR, from the coding sequence ATGACGATCCGGATCGGGATCGCCTCCACCGCCCATCCGCACAGCGCGTCCTACGCCGCCGCGCTCAGCCGACGACCGGATGTCGAGCTGCGCGTCGCCGAGCTCGACGAGCTCCTGGCCTGGGCTCCGCACGGCGTCGTGATCTGCGCCGAGAACCACCGGCACCGTGAGCTCACCGAGCGCGCCGCCGCGGCCGGCGTCCACGTGCTCTGCGAGAAACCGCTGGCGACGAACGTGGCCGACGCCGTCGCGATGATCGACGCTTGCGAACGCGCGGGCGTCCACCTGGCGACCGCGTACCCGGTCCGCTTCCACCCGGCGCTCGCGGCGCTGCGGGCCGGTCGGCCGGGACGGCTCTACTCGGCGGTCGGCGTGAACACCGGCATCGCGCCCGGGGGCTGGTTCGCCGACACCGCGTCCGGCGGCGGCGCGATCCTCGACCACACCGTGCACCTGGCCGACCTGCTGACCGCGCTGGTCGACGCTCCGCCGGTCGAGGTGTACGCGCAGGCCAACCGGATCGTGGCCGGCGCCGGGGGCGACGCCGAGACCGGCGGGCTGCTCGTCGTCACCCACGCCGACGGGTTCGTCGCCTCGATCGACTGCAGCTGGAGCGAACCGTCCGGCTTCCCCCGCTGGGGCGGCCTGTCGCTGACCCTGCACGGCAGCGGCGGGAGCGTCCACTTCGATCCGTTCGCCGACGAACTCACCGGCTACGACGCGACGCGCACCGCGTCGGCGCCCTACCTCGATCTCGACGCGCTGCTGCTCGCGGACTTCGTCGACGCGATCCGGGAACGGCGCCCGCCCGACCGGACCGCCCTGCGCTCCCTCGCCGTGGCCGAAGCCGCGTCGACCTCGGCGGCCACCGGCCGGCCGGAGCCCGTCCACCCCCTCGGAGGTCGCTGA
- a CDS encoding Gfo/Idh/MocA family protein: protein MRVAVIGAGAIARPHVAAWTSLGAHVRIHSSHGASALARAYGGTAVDTLEECLDGVEVVDVCTPTPTHAPIVLAAAARRLHVVCEKPLALDHRTAAGLIDACRDAGVRLFPGHVVRYFPAYAAAHRLVTEQGTVGRVAVTRLSRTTMTPSAPWLTDPARSGGVLVDQMIHDFDFARWIAGPVVDVFARLTGGPPWTGHALLRHESGALTQVTGQWGRPGTAFRTSFAIRGSSGGLDHDSRDTAPLRWEPEPPADALLPAFDATGSPFRAELADFVTALRTGAPARVTPEDSLAALDVALAAVRSVRENRPVDPKEVAA, encoded by the coding sequence ATGAGAGTCGCCGTGATCGGGGCCGGAGCGATCGCCCGGCCGCACGTCGCCGCCTGGACCTCACTGGGCGCACACGTCCGGATCCACTCGTCGCACGGCGCCTCGGCGCTGGCCCGGGCCTACGGCGGCACCGCGGTGGACACGCTCGAGGAGTGCCTCGACGGCGTCGAGGTGGTGGACGTGTGCACGCCCACCCCCACCCACGCACCGATCGTGCTGGCGGCCGCGGCCCGCCGGCTGCACGTCGTCTGCGAGAAGCCGCTGGCGCTGGACCACCGGACCGCGGCCGGGCTGATCGACGCGTGCCGCGACGCCGGCGTCCGCCTCTTCCCCGGTCATGTCGTGCGCTACTTCCCGGCGTACGCGGCCGCGCACCGGCTGGTGACCGAGCAGGGCACGGTCGGCCGGGTCGCGGTCACGCGCCTGAGCCGGACCACGATGACGCCCTCGGCGCCCTGGCTCACCGACCCGGCCCGCTCCGGCGGCGTGCTCGTCGACCAGATGATCCATGACTTCGACTTCGCCCGGTGGATCGCCGGGCCGGTCGTCGACGTCTTCGCCCGGCTCACCGGCGGACCACCCTGGACCGGCCACGCGCTGCTGCGCCACGAGAGCGGCGCCCTCACCCAGGTCACCGGCCAGTGGGGTCGGCCGGGCACCGCGTTCCGGACGTCGTTCGCGATCCGCGGCAGCTCCGGCGGCCTCGACCACGATTCGCGGGACACCGCCCCGCTGCGCTGGGAGCCGGAACCACCGGCCGACGCCCTGTTACCGGCCTTCGACGCGACCGGCTCGCCGTTCCGCGCCGAGCTGGCCGACTTCGTCACCGCGCTCCGCACCGGGGCACCCGCCCGGGTGACTCCCGAGGACAGCCTGGCCGCGCTCGACGTCGCGCTCGCCGCGGTGCGGTCGGTCCGCGAGAACCGGCCGGTCGATCCGAAGGAGGTCGCGGCATGA
- a CDS encoding sugar ABC transporter substrate-binding protein — protein MRRRTFLSATAVLAAATVAGCDVVDADENHTIGLAEASTTIPFLAVMDDAFTARAKEHGMKTVILNGELDNAKQAANIETLIAKQVDLIVVVSSNPTAVIPAIKHANRVGIPVIALNAKLDEGAELVSYVGCSDYQYGQGEAKLLVEALPNGGDVAIVLGPPGDSPTVQRLAGMKSVLASHPGIRIVATPSDGFDNSRNLAVTQDLLSKYPRGTIDAIVAEGPQMYVGAEYARKNGRDDVVFIAGDYSKQVEAAIKSGALYGTVDQSPVLQGQRAADFAWRKLTGKDVPKESLIPLPAITRANVAANPAEWG, from the coding sequence ATGAGACGCCGTACCTTCCTGAGCGCCACCGCCGTCCTCGCCGCCGCCACCGTGGCCGGCTGCGACGTCGTCGACGCCGACGAGAACCACACGATCGGTCTGGCCGAGGCCTCGACCACGATCCCGTTCCTGGCCGTGATGGACGACGCGTTCACCGCCCGGGCGAAGGAGCACGGCATGAAGACCGTGATCCTCAACGGCGAACTCGACAACGCCAAGCAGGCCGCCAACATCGAGACGCTGATCGCCAAGCAGGTCGACCTGATCGTCGTGGTGTCGTCGAACCCGACCGCGGTGATCCCGGCGATCAAGCACGCCAACCGCGTCGGTATCCCGGTGATCGCGCTCAACGCGAAGCTCGACGAGGGCGCCGAGCTGGTCAGCTACGTCGGCTGCTCGGACTACCAGTACGGGCAGGGCGAGGCGAAGCTGCTGGTCGAAGCCCTGCCGAATGGCGGTGACGTGGCGATCGTCCTCGGCCCGCCCGGCGACTCCCCCACCGTCCAGCGCCTCGCCGGGATGAAATCCGTGCTGGCGTCCCACCCCGGGATCAGGATCGTGGCGACACCGTCGGACGGGTTCGACAACAGCCGGAACCTCGCGGTCACCCAGGACCTGCTCAGCAAGTACCCCCGGGGCACGATCGACGCGATCGTCGCCGAAGGGCCGCAGATGTACGTCGGCGCCGAGTACGCCCGCAAGAACGGCCGGGACGACGTCGTCTTCATCGCCGGTGACTACTCCAAGCAGGTCGAAGCCGCGATCAAGTCGGGTGCCCTGTACGGCACCGTCGACCAGAGCCCGGTGCTGCAGGGACAACGCGCCGCGGACTTCGCCTGGCGGAAGTTGACCGGGAAGGACGTACCGAAGGAGTCGCTGATCCCGCTGCCGGCGATCACCAGGGCCAACGTGGCCGCCAACCCCGCCGAGTGGGGCTGA
- a CDS encoding helix-turn-helix transcriptional regulator yields the protein MQREQLADFVRRRREAIRPAQVGLADGPRRRTGGLRREEVAMLAGMSVDYVVRLEQGRSSQPSPQLLGALARALRLSDDERDHLFHLAGQPPPPSDGVARLARAGLLRLLDLLGDNPAMVISDLGEVLAQNRMSTLLVGDQTGHNVLLRWFAEPAARAAHTPAEQERHSRQHVADLRAAVGRRAGDPEVAGLVARLEAVSAEFRQLWSEHEVAVRRADRKTLVHPRVGPLLMDCETLVTPDLGQQLVVLTPADADARERLDLLRVVGLEEFPAQAEM from the coding sequence ATGCAGCGTGAACAGCTCGCCGACTTCGTGCGCCGCCGCCGCGAGGCGATCCGGCCGGCGCAGGTCGGGCTCGCCGACGGCCCGCGCCGGCGCACCGGTGGCCTGCGCCGCGAGGAGGTCGCGATGCTCGCCGGCATGTCGGTCGACTACGTCGTCCGGCTCGAGCAGGGGCGCAGCAGCCAGCCCTCGCCCCAGCTGCTCGGTGCGCTGGCCCGCGCGCTGCGCCTCTCCGACGACGAGCGCGACCACCTCTTCCACCTGGCCGGCCAGCCGCCACCCCCGTCCGACGGGGTGGCCCGCCTGGCGCGCGCCGGCCTGCTGCGCCTGCTCGACCTGCTCGGCGACAACCCGGCGATGGTGATCTCCGACCTGGGGGAGGTGCTGGCCCAGAACCGCATGTCGACGCTGCTGGTGGGCGACCAGACCGGCCACAACGTGCTCCTCCGGTGGTTCGCTGAACCCGCCGCCCGCGCCGCGCACACTCCCGCGGAGCAGGAGCGCCACTCGCGCCAGCACGTCGCCGACCTGCGCGCGGCGGTGGGCCGCCGGGCCGGTGACCCCGAGGTGGCCGGGCTCGTCGCCCGGCTCGAGGCCGTGAGCGCCGAGTTCCGGCAGCTCTGGTCCGAGCACGAGGTGGCGGTCCGGCGCGCGGACCGGAAGACGCTCGTGCACCCGCGGGTCGGTCCGCTGCTGATGGACTGCGAGACGCTCGTGACCCCGGACCTGGGCCAGCAGCTGGTGGTGCTGACCCCGGCCGACGCCGACGCCCGCGAGCGCCTCGACCTCCTGCGTGTCGTCGGGCTGGAGGAGTTCCCGGCTCAGGCCGAGATGTGA
- a CDS encoding siderophore-interacting protein, translated as MSGTTLPMRVWTGEVVRTEDLTPALRRVVIGGRGLAGYATTGVGDEYVRLIFPLGGEREPILPTVTDGHLDYGSIDLDTMRTYTVRAFDPVTTEVSIDFVVHDGGVAAEWARKAAPGDLVGINTPDGMYDPPAGLAWQLLVADFAALPAAARLLENTPSGVRTRAVLEVPGPEHHIPLDVRPGTEITWLHGGNGHGASRLEQCVRSMPRPDGTGYVWVAGETREMRNVRKYLRRELGLPAGAYKAVGYWTDGAETWRDRYDALDDATKASLEAIWAADADLADIEIQYDEKLARLGL; from the coding sequence ATGAGCGGAACCACGCTGCCCATGCGTGTGTGGACCGGCGAAGTCGTCCGCACCGAAGACCTCACCCCGGCCCTGCGTCGCGTCGTCATCGGCGGCCGCGGGCTCGCCGGCTACGCCACCACGGGCGTCGGCGACGAGTACGTCCGGCTGATCTTCCCGCTCGGCGGGGAGCGCGAACCGATCCTCCCCACGGTCACCGACGGTCACCTCGACTACGGGTCGATCGATCTGGACACGATGCGCACGTACACCGTGCGTGCCTTCGACCCGGTCACCACCGAGGTCTCGATCGATTTCGTCGTCCACGACGGTGGTGTCGCCGCCGAGTGGGCCCGGAAGGCCGCCCCCGGCGACCTCGTCGGCATCAACACCCCCGACGGCATGTACGACCCGCCTGCCGGCCTGGCCTGGCAGCTGCTCGTCGCGGACTTCGCCGCCCTTCCGGCCGCGGCGCGGCTGCTCGAGAACACCCCCTCCGGGGTGCGGACGCGCGCGGTCCTCGAGGTCCCGGGCCCGGAACACCACATCCCGCTCGACGTCCGGCCGGGTACCGAGATCACCTGGCTGCACGGCGGCAACGGGCACGGTGCGAGCCGGCTCGAGCAGTGCGTGCGCTCGATGCCACGCCCGGACGGCACCGGCTACGTCTGGGTGGCCGGCGAGACCCGCGAGATGCGTAACGTCCGCAAGTACTTACGCCGCGAGCTGGGACTGCCGGCCGGGGCGTACAAAGCCGTCGGGTACTGGACCGACGGAGCGGAAACCTGGCGGGACCGCTACGACGCGCTCGACGACGCGACCAAGGCGTCGCTCGAAGCGATCTGGGCCGCCGATGCCGACCTCGCCGACATCGAGATCCAGTACGACGAGAAGCTCGCCCGCCTCGGCCTCTAA
- the lspA gene encoding signal peptidase II: MRSRYRWFLVWAAVVLVVDQATKYWAERTLSDGREIEVIPPLIDFRLVYNPGAAFSIGESMTWVFAIAAAAAVVGILYYARRVTSLGWALALGAVLGGAASHLGDRLFREPGFARGHVVDFIDYNGFFVGNVADIALVLGAIVLALLTFREVPLRADDAPAPADKSGDRSPEEAG; encoded by the coding sequence GTGAGATCGCGCTATCGGTGGTTCCTGGTCTGGGCGGCAGTTGTACTAGTGGTCGATCAGGCGACCAAGTACTGGGCGGAACGGACGCTCTCGGACGGGCGTGAGATCGAGGTGATCCCGCCGCTCATCGACTTCCGGCTGGTCTACAACCCCGGGGCCGCGTTCTCCATCGGCGAATCGATGACGTGGGTGTTCGCGATCGCGGCGGCGGCCGCGGTCGTCGGCATCCTGTACTACGCGCGGCGGGTGACGTCGCTGGGCTGGGCGTTGGCGCTCGGCGCGGTGCTCGGGGGCGCGGCCTCGCACCTGGGTGACCGGCTCTTCCGGGAGCCCGGGTTCGCGCGGGGACACGTCGTCGACTTCATCGATTACAACGGGTTCTTCGTCGGGAACGTGGCCGACATCGCGCTCGTGCTGGGCGCGATCGTGCTGGCACTGCTCACGTTCCGTGAGGTCCCGCTGCGTGCGGACGACGCCCCGGCGCCGGCCGACAAAAGCGGCGACCGTAGCCCCGAAGAGGCTGGTTAG
- a CDS encoding ROK family transcriptional regulator gives MTTWPFGDDAGATAPAVVGVGDLRTANAAAVLASIRTAEDPPRVAELARSTRLSRPTVELIVNDLLTSGLVEEEQAPPARGVQSPGRPARRLRFRPRAGYVVGIDVRSRSLAVGLADLDGETVLIRRRTVRRDLTGAARARAVVEAVRAALAEAGVDAHRVCAATVGTPGWVQDTTRLRYVDNLRDWADVDIAAILGDELRCPVAVDNDANLAALGEQWRGGAATTGEMVFILLGERLGAGIITGGRLLRGQHGAAGEIGFMIFPDGSPLAARAIGEPGVGRPGIEPSSIYSDAAIVRGAADGDPDAIRALELVGERLADALAPVLLALDPAVVVLGTSLFALPDLATACEYVLRAAERRAPALLVDPPGWRLSTLGDDAILIGAVRFGLAAVERVLRTRPTELGLSPVR, from the coding sequence GTGACCACCTGGCCGTTCGGCGACGACGCCGGAGCCACGGCACCCGCGGTGGTGGGCGTGGGGGACCTGCGTACGGCCAACGCGGCGGCCGTACTGGCGTCGATCCGGACGGCGGAGGACCCGCCCCGCGTCGCCGAACTGGCCAGGAGCACCCGGCTGTCCCGCCCGACCGTCGAGCTGATCGTCAACGACCTGCTGACGAGCGGTCTGGTCGAGGAGGAGCAGGCACCACCGGCGCGCGGTGTGCAGTCACCCGGCCGGCCCGCCCGCCGGTTGCGGTTCCGGCCGCGGGCGGGGTACGTCGTCGGGATCGACGTCCGGAGCCGGTCGCTGGCGGTGGGCCTCGCGGATCTCGACGGCGAGACCGTGCTGATCCGGCGCCGTACCGTCCGCCGGGACCTGACCGGCGCGGCTCGGGCGCGCGCGGTGGTGGAGGCCGTCCGCGCCGCACTGGCCGAGGCCGGCGTCGACGCGCACCGGGTGTGCGCGGCCACGGTCGGCACGCCGGGCTGGGTCCAGGACACCACCCGGCTGCGTTACGTCGACAACCTGCGCGACTGGGCCGACGTCGACATCGCGGCGATCCTCGGCGACGAACTGCGGTGCCCGGTCGCGGTCGACAACGACGCCAACCTGGCCGCGCTGGGCGAGCAGTGGCGCGGGGGCGCCGCCACCACCGGCGAGATGGTCTTCATCCTGCTCGGCGAACGTCTCGGCGCCGGGATCATCACCGGTGGCCGGCTTCTGCGCGGGCAGCACGGCGCGGCCGGCGAGATCGGGTTCATGATCTTCCCCGACGGCAGCCCGCTGGCGGCCCGCGCGATCGGCGAGCCCGGCGTCGGGCGTCCCGGCATCGAGCCGAGCAGCATCTACAGCGACGCCGCGATCGTCCGGGGCGCCGCCGACGGCGACCCGGACGCCATCCGCGCGCTGGAACTGGTGGGGGAGCGGCTGGCCGACGCGCTGGCGCCGGTCCTGCTCGCGCTCGACCCCGCAGTGGTCGTCCTGGGCACCAGCCTGTTCGCGCTCCCGGACCTGGCCACCGCGTGCGAGTACGTGCTGCGCGCGGCGGAGCGACGTGCGCCGGCGCTGCTCGTCGACCCGCCCGGCTGGCGGCTGTCGACGCTCGGCGACGACGCGATCCTGATCGGCGCGGTCCGGTTCGGGCTCGCGGCCGTCGAGCGGGTGCTGCGCACTCGTCCGACGGAGCTCGGGCTCAGCCCGGTTCGCTGA